In a genomic window of Abyssisolibacter fermentans:
- the aroQ gene encoding type II 3-dehydroquinate dehydratase encodes MLNKKRILIINGPNINMLKSRDSIHYGIKSLEDIQDICLNKAKELSVDVDFFQSNSEGDIVSKIQSAINKYNGVIINPAAYTHYSIAIRDALEILDIPIIEVHLSNIHKREEFRHKSVTVPVCNGQICGLGYIGYVLAIEALCNGIME; translated from the coding sequence ATGTTGAATAAAAAGAGAATACTTATAATAAATGGTCCAAATATTAATATGTTGAAAAGCAGAGATTCAATACATTATGGTATTAAGAGCTTAGAAGACATACAAGATATATGTTTAAATAAAGCTAAAGAATTAAGTGTAGATGTAGATTTTTTTCAATCAAATTCAGAAGGTGATATTGTTTCAAAGATTCAAAGTGCTATCAATAAGTACAATGGAGTCATCATAAATCCAGCTGCATATACTCATTATAGTATAGCAATAAGAGATGCACTAGAAATTTTAGATATACCTATAATAGAAGTTCATTTATCTAATATACATAAAAGAGAAGAGTTTAGGCATAAATCTGTTACAGTACCTGTATGTAATGGACAAATCTGCGGTTTGGGTTATATAGGATATGTTTTGGCTATTGAAGCCTTATGTAATGGAATAATGGAATAA
- the efp gene encoding elongation factor P, which translates to MISAGSFKKGLTLEMNGDIYQIIDFQHVKPGKGAAFVRAKIKNLKTGAIKEDTFNPNDKYPKAHIETKEMQYLYNDGELYYFMDNETYEQIALNFDQVEEAIKFLKENDNAMMKFYEGKPFQIDAPNFVELEITHTEPGVKGDTATGANKPATVETGAVVNVPLFVNIGDVIKIDTRTSEYLSRV; encoded by the coding sequence ATGATTTCAGCAGGTAGTTTTAAAAAAGGACTTACTTTAGAAATGAATGGAGATATTTATCAAATAATTGATTTCCAGCATGTTAAACCAGGAAAAGGAGCAGCTTTTGTAAGAGCTAAAATAAAAAACCTTAAAACTGGTGCTATAAAAGAGGATACTTTTAATCCAAATGATAAATATCCGAAAGCTCATATAGAAACAAAAGAAATGCAATATTTATATAATGATGGTGAATTATATTATTTCATGGATAACGAAACATATGAACAAATTGCATTAAATTTTGATCAAGTTGAAGAAGCAATTAAATTCTTAAAAGAAAATGACAATGCTATGATGAAGTTCTATGAAGGAAAGCCTTTCCAAATAGATGCACCTAATTTTGTGGAATTAGAAATAACTCATACTGAACCTGGGGTTAAAGGAGATACTGCTACAGGTGCTAATAAGCCTGCAACAGTTGAAACAGGAGCAGTTGTGAATGTGCCTTTATTTGTTAATATAGGTGATGTAATAAAAATTGATACTCGAACAAGTGAGTATCTATCAAGAGTTTAG
- a CDS encoding GNAT family N-acetyltransferase, which produces MYKVYETERLILKVIDESYAQLVLDYFTRNKEHLRKFDPLRKESFYKLVNFHNFLIKELKEIDEKKQIRLWIFKKEDRNFEKIIGTICFSHIVRGFFLSCYVGYSIDNEETNKGYITEVLKKGIDIMFNEYKLHRIEAAVMPNNLPSLKVLEKLNFSNEGLSKKYQKINGKWEDHIHMVLLNSEIE; this is translated from the coding sequence ATGTATAAGGTTTATGAAACTGAAAGACTTATTTTAAAGGTAATAGATGAATCATATGCTCAATTGGTATTGGATTATTTTACTAGAAATAAGGAGCATTTAAGAAAATTTGACCCTTTGAGAAAAGAAAGCTTTTATAAATTAGTGAATTTTCATAATTTTTTGATTAAGGAACTAAAGGAAATAGATGAAAAAAAACAAATAAGGCTTTGGATATTTAAAAAAGAAGATAGAAATTTTGAGAAAATAATTGGAACAATTTGTTTTAGTCATATTGTAAGAGGTTTCTTTTTATCGTGTTATGTAGGTTATAGTATTGATAATGAAGAAACTAATAAAGGATATATTACAGAAGTATTAAAAAAAGGAATAGATATAATGTTTAATGAATACAAACTTCATAGAATTGAAGCTGCTGTAATGCCTAATAACTTACCTTCATTAAAGGTACTAGAGAAACTTAACTTTAGTAATGAAGGTTTATCGAAAAAATATCAAAAGATTAACGGTAAGTGGGAAGACCATATACATATGGTTTTATTGAATTCAGAAATTGAGTAA
- the spoIIIAA gene encoding stage III sporulation protein AA, which translates to MNNENNFNFKKKLNENTRFDDILKYVDIEIRNILSKISSKHKKVIEEIRLRVNQPLMLSLNGLDYFIDNFSQLYTNPKTDFYIVEKKFIDKTFQLCCNHSIYAYEEDIKRGFITLKGGHRIGIVGSAIHGNKGIETIKDITSLNLRISKEIIGTSDKILPYVIKNEDTIYHTLIVSPPQCGKTTLLRDLIRNISNGTKLKDFKGLKVGVLDERLEISGMYNGIPQMNLGIRTDVLTSCPKYEGIMLLIRSMSPQVIATDELGGKNDIVAIHEALKAGIKLIATVHGENLNDIMRKPYLDEIMKENIFEKIIILDNSNGIGTIKDVINCDKKLYRKKENYNAYNKNSRQPDGSYIL; encoded by the coding sequence ATGAACAATGAAAATAATTTTAATTTCAAAAAAAAATTAAATGAAAATACTAGATTTGATGATATTTTGAAGTATGTTGATATTGAAATAAGAAATATTTTGAGCAAAATATCATCAAAACATAAAAAAGTAATCGAAGAAATTAGACTTAGGGTTAATCAACCCTTAATGTTGAGTTTAAATGGACTAGATTATTTTATTGATAATTTCAGCCAGCTTTATACTAATCCGAAAACTGATTTCTATATAGTAGAGAAAAAATTTATAGATAAAACCTTTCAGTTATGTTGTAATCATTCAATCTACGCCTATGAAGAAGATATTAAAAGAGGTTTTATAACTTTAAAGGGTGGACATAGAATTGGTATTGTAGGTAGTGCTATTCATGGAAATAAAGGTATTGAAACAATAAAAGATATTACTTCTTTAAATTTGAGAATATCAAAAGAAATAATTGGTACATCAGATAAGATACTGCCTTACGTTATAAAAAATGAAGATACAATATATCATACTTTAATAGTATCACCGCCGCAATGTGGTAAGACAACCCTATTAAGAGATCTTATAAGAAATATTAGCAATGGTACAAAATTGAAGGATTTTAAGGGACTAAAGGTTGGAGTTTTAGATGAAAGATTAGAAATATCAGGTATGTATAATGGTATACCTCAAATGAATTTAGGTATTAGAACTGATGTATTGACATCTTGTCCCAAATATGAAGGAATAATGTTGCTTATCAGATCAATGTCACCTCAAGTTATAGCTACAGATGAATTAGGTGGGAAAAATGATATTGTAGCAATTCATGAAGCTTTAAAAGCTGGTATTAAGCTAATAGCCACAGTACATGGAGAAAATTTAAATGATATAATGAGAAAACCATATTTAGATGAAATTATGAAAGAAAATATTTTTGAAAAGATTATAATATTAGACAATTCAAATGGTATTGGAACCATAAAAGATGTTATTAATTGTGATAAAAAACTCTATAGAAAAAAGGAGAATTATAATGCTTATAATAAAAATTCTAGGCAGCCTGATGGTAGTTATATCTTGTAG
- a CDS encoding CD1247 N-terminal domain-containing protein, whose amino-acid sequence MDYLYEKISYLQGLAEGLGVDDSTKEGKLLVKIIDTLEDFADAIDDLQDQQDEMAEYVEFMDEDLSDVEEDMYGEEDFDDEEDYYDEICDCEEDHICRCDE is encoded by the coding sequence ATGGATTATTTATACGAAAAAATAAGTTATTTACAAGGTTTAGCAGAGGGTTTAGGAGTAGATGATTCTACTAAAGAAGGTAAATTACTAGTTAAAATTATTGATACTTTAGAAGATTTCGCTGATGCTATAGATGATTTACAAGATCAACAAGATGAAATGGCTGAATATGTAGAGTTCATGGATGAAGATTTATCTGATGTTGAAGAAGACATGTATGGTGAAGAAGACTTCGACGATGAAGAAGATTATTATGATGAAATATGTGATTGTGAAGAAGATCATATTTGCAGATGTGATGAATAA
- the nusB gene encoding transcription antitermination factor NusB, producing MSRKAAREKAMQLMYQMQVNDDFDKSNKDIFYEENKITGDEIKYIDNCIDTISENKDDIDNIVKNYAKGWKLERISTVDLSILRIAIYEIMFREDIPIEVSINEAVEIAKTYSSLEAGKFINGILGTFVRDKYNHESK from the coding sequence ATGAGTAGAAAAGCTGCAAGAGAAAAAGCTATGCAATTGATGTATCAAATGCAAGTTAATGATGATTTTGACAAAAGTAATAAAGACATTTTTTATGAAGAAAATAAGATAACAGGTGATGAAATTAAGTATATAGACAATTGTATTGATACTATTAGTGAAAATAAAGATGATATAGATAATATTGTAAAGAATTATGCAAAAGGTTGGAAATTAGAACGTATATCTACTGTAGATTTGTCAATTCTAAGAATAGCTATTTATGAAATTATGTTTAGAGAAGATATTCCTATAGAAGTAAGCATTAATGAAGCTGTAGAAATAGCAAAAACATATAGTTCTTTGGAAGCTGGTAAATTTATTAATGGAATATTAGGTACGTTTGTTAGGGATAAATATAATCATGAGTCAAAATAA
- a CDS encoding stage III sporulation protein AB: MLIIKILGSLMVVISCSIFGFNIGTKYRIRVNNLNYLLNCIRILETEIVYMSNPVNEALHNIYSKCNKSYSYIFRDIAIMLEDEDCINVANCFKIVGYKNFKKLAFNSEDIEIFLSIGSILGTSDRQDQKKHLNAISVQIINQLKEAKEEMKKNEKLYNKLGILTGLSIAIILF; the protein is encoded by the coding sequence ATGCTTATAATAAAAATTCTAGGCAGCCTGATGGTAGTTATATCTTGTAGCATCTTTGGTTTTAATATAGGTACTAAATATAGAATAAGGGTTAACAATCTTAATTATCTTTTAAACTGTATTAGGATTTTAGAAACAGAAATAGTATATATGTCAAATCCAGTTAATGAAGCACTACATAATATTTATTCAAAATGTAATAAGAGTTATTCGTATATTTTTAGAGATATTGCAATAATGCTCGAGGATGAAGATTGTATAAATGTAGCAAATTGTTTTAAAATAGTTGGATATAAAAATTTCAAAAAGCTTGCTTTTAATAGTGAAGATATAGAAATATTCTTGTCTATTGGTTCAATCTTGGGTACATCTGATAGACAGGATCAAAAGAAACATTTGAATGCAATATCAGTTCAAATTATCAATCAATTAAAAGAAGCAAAGGAAGAAATGAAAAAAAATGAAAAGCTGTACAACAAATTAGGAATATTAACAGGTTTGAGTATAGCTATAATACTATTTTAA
- the xseA gene encoding exodeoxyribonuclease VII large subunit, translated as MNIKPLKVSDLNKYIKRLLNTDPILYSIVVEGEVSNFKSHYSGNLYFTLKDEKSKLKCVMFSSEAEMLDITIKDGDNLIVKGNISVYERDGIFQLYVKEVKTKGLGQLHIAFETLKKNLEIEGLFDKETKKEIPFIPNKIGVVTSATGAAVKDIITVIRRRFPKMDILIYPVLVQGKTAHMDICKALKYLDNREDVDVIITGRGGGSIEELWAFNEEETARTIHSLKTPIISAVGHETDFTIADFVSDYRAPTPSAAGEIVVPEYYELNYKLDDIFNTMKYLFEKKLEKNRYEINSLSDKLRLNNPINNINYNKDKIDEYMKRMLVKMKHIQERKLNYLEQEGIRLHSFSPLAVMERGYSIIKNEDGDCVNTISKLGIDDKLSIYMKDGIIEAKVTNMYKE; from the coding sequence ATGAACATTAAACCTTTAAAGGTAAGTGATTTAAATAAATATATCAAAAGGTTACTAAATACTGATCCAATATTATATTCAATAGTAGTTGAAGGAGAAGTATCTAACTTTAAGAGCCATTATAGCGGAAATTTGTATTTTACGCTTAAAGATGAAAAAAGCAAACTTAAATGTGTAATGTTTAGTTCAGAAGCAGAAATGCTTGATATTACTATTAAAGATGGAGACAATTTAATAGTAAAAGGAAATATTTCAGTATATGAAAGAGATGGCATTTTTCAATTATATGTTAAAGAAGTAAAGACTAAAGGTTTAGGTCAGTTACATATTGCTTTTGAAACATTGAAAAAAAATTTAGAAATAGAAGGGTTATTTGATAAAGAAACGAAAAAAGAAATACCATTTATACCAAATAAGATAGGGGTTGTTACATCTGCTACAGGTGCAGCGGTTAAAGATATAATAACAGTTATAAGAAGAAGATTCCCCAAAATGGATATTTTAATATATCCTGTATTAGTACAGGGAAAAACTGCGCACATGGATATATGTAAAGCTCTTAAATATTTAGACAATAGAGAAGATGTAGATGTTATTATTACTGGCAGAGGTGGAGGGTCTATAGAGGAGCTATGGGCATTTAATGAAGAAGAGACTGCTAGGACAATTCATAGTTTAAAAACTCCAATTATTTCAGCTGTAGGACATGAAACAGATTTTACTATAGCAGATTTCGTTTCAGATTATAGAGCACCTACACCTTCAGCTGCTGGAGAAATTGTAGTGCCTGAATATTATGAACTTAACTACAAGTTAGATGATATATTTAATACTATGAAATATCTGTTTGAAAAAAAACTAGAAAAAAATAGATATGAAATAAATTCTTTAAGTGATAAACTAAGACTAAATAATCCAATCAATAATATAAATTATAATAAAGATAAAATAGATGAATATATGAAAAGAATGCTTGTTAAAATGAAACATATTCAAGAAAGAAAACTTAACTATTTAGAACAAGAAGGCATTAGATTACATTCTTTTAGTCCGTTAGCTGTTATGGAAAGAGGATATTCAATTATTAAAAATGAAGATGGAGATTGTGTTAATACTATTAGTAAATTAGGTATTGATGACAAGCTTTCCATATATATGAAAGATGGAATTATTGAAGCTAAAGTTACTAATATGTATAAGGAGTAA
- the spoIIIAF gene encoding stage III sporulation protein AF, translating to MAIALKSWVSNIVFISFFLIILENILPNSSIKRYVKMIVGLLLIIVIIKPITTVIEGDLTFDSNCYKQLNMYAEYNEKNNEEYAQSQKKYIKEVYVNRIKDDITKYVEVNSNYYINDIKLEIEDENTDTVGSIKSLNLKVSNREVEKNKDNKINIEKVNITSVQNKKNIVDKKIKNDALVKGLSENYGIKQSDICIYMNNKDE from the coding sequence ATGGCAATAGCTTTAAAATCATGGGTTTCTAATATAGTTTTTATAAGCTTTTTTCTGATAATATTAGAGAATATTTTACCTAATAGCAGTATAAAGAGATATGTAAAAATGATAGTGGGACTTTTGCTTATAATTGTTATTATTAAACCAATAACAACTGTTATAGAAGGAGATTTAACCTTTGATAGTAATTGTTATAAACAATTAAATATGTATGCCGAGTATAATGAAAAAAATAATGAAGAATATGCTCAATCTCAAAAAAAGTATATAAAAGAAGTGTATGTTAACAGGATCAAAGATGACATAACTAAATACGTAGAAGTTAATAGTAATTATTATATTAATGATATAAAACTAGAAATTGAAGATGAAAATACTGATACAGTCGGTTCTATTAAATCTTTAAATTTAAAAGTATCTAATAGAGAAGTTGAAAAAAATAAGGATAATAAAATAAATATTGAAAAAGTGAATATTACATCAGTACAAAATAAAAAAAATATAGTTGACAAAAAAATAAAAAATGATGCTTTAGTAAAAGGATTATCGGAAAATTATGGTATTAAACAAAGTGATATATGTATATACATGAATAATAAGGATGAATAG
- the spoIIIAE gene encoding stage III sporulation protein AE, with protein sequence MKRKIAILISILLFLLTINTGYCNDNEDSGFIEKTAEGIINDQINNLDLNELLKQIQDVNSSSGEYLPKINFKEFLTALIKGEKILDSGEILNGMLKMIFSEVRNNISILAKLLILSIICGVLMNLRNAFNNDSISEVAYLACYIVIMSIVIKSCLTGIRIGKEAIDQMVSFMQALFPTMMILLAAMGGITSSAIFQPIILGTMTTVSVIIKEIIIPLIYFSSIIGLINNISNKVQISKLAQLMRQVSVVIIGVCFTIFMGILSIQGMTAANVDGVTIRTAKFAIDSFIPIVGGYLSEAVDTVIGCSMLLKNAIGVVGLITLFIICIIPCIKIMSLIIIYKFTAALIQPIADKKLVESISEISKAFVLVLAAVISVALMFFITITIIITAGKMTIMLR encoded by the coding sequence ATGAAAAGAAAAATAGCTATTTTAATAAGTATTTTGTTGTTTTTATTAACAATAAATACAGGATATTGTAATGATAACGAAGACTCTGGTTTCATAGAAAAAACTGCTGAAGGTATTATTAATGACCAAATAAATAATTTGGATTTAAATGAACTATTAAAACAAATACAGGATGTTAATAGTTCATCTGGTGAATATTTACCAAAGATTAATTTTAAAGAATTTTTAACTGCTCTTATTAAAGGAGAAAAGATACTAGATTCAGGAGAAATATTAAATGGTATGTTAAAAATGATTTTTAGCGAGGTAAGAAATAATATATCAATATTAGCCAAGCTATTAATTTTATCCATCATATGTGGAGTGCTTATGAATCTTAGAAATGCATTTAACAATGATTCAATAAGTGAAGTTGCATACTTAGCTTGTTATATAGTTATTATGTCTATTGTTATAAAGAGTTGTTTGACAGGTATACGGATAGGTAAAGAAGCAATAGATCAAATGGTTTCTTTTATGCAAGCACTTTTTCCAACTATGATGATATTGTTAGCTGCAATGGGTGGAATAACTAGCTCTGCAATATTCCAACCTATTATATTAGGTACTATGACTACTGTAAGTGTAATTATTAAAGAGATAATAATACCTTTAATATATTTTTCTTCTATTATTGGCTTAATTAATAACATTTCTAACAAAGTTCAAATATCAAAGTTAGCACAATTAATGAGACAGGTAAGTGTAGTTATAATTGGAGTATGTTTTACTATTTTCATGGGAATATTATCGATTCAAGGTATGACAGCAGCAAATGTAGATGGAGTTACCATAAGAACTGCCAAATTTGCAATAGATAGCTTTATTCCAATAGTTGGAGGATATTTGTCAGAAGCAGTAGATACAGTTATAGGTTGTTCAATGTTATTAAAAAATGCTATTGGAGTAGTAGGTTTAATCACTTTATTTATTATTTGTATTATACCTTGTATCAAGATAATGTCTCTTATTATTATATACAAATTCACAGCTGCTCTAATACAACCTATTGCTGATAAAAAGTTAGTAGAGAGTATTTCAGAGATAAGTAAAGCTTTTGTTTTAGTATTAGCTGCTGTAATATCTGTTGCATTAATGTTTTTTATTACAATAACAATAATAATTACAGCTGGAAAAATGACTATTATGCTAAGGTAG
- the spoIIIAG gene encoding stage III sporulation protein AG, whose protein sequence is MSFKETINKFIGSNDKKANNLIFLLIIGILLLIGSTYFSDDSKKNEDLSDDQPVQSSSIFTNQNSKDIIDNYANNIENKLEDILSKIRGVGSVEVMVTLEDTAERIPAINTTTIIEKTDEKDYQGGTRATNKENEINEIVTKSSDEEGLVILKEIKPKVKGVIVVAQGVDNIKVKEDLYSAVKTVLGLSGNKVEVFLSD, encoded by the coding sequence ATGAGTTTTAAAGAAACTATAAATAAATTTATAGGTAGTAATGATAAAAAAGCAAATAATTTAATTTTCTTATTAATTATTGGAATATTATTATTGATAGGTTCAACCTATTTTTCGGATGATAGCAAAAAAAATGAAGATTTGAGTGATGACCAACCTGTTCAAAGCTCATCCATTTTCACTAATCAAAATTCAAAAGATATAATTGATAATTATGCCAATAATATTGAAAACAAGCTTGAAGATATTCTGAGTAAAATTAGAGGAGTTGGCAGTGTAGAGGTTATGGTTACATTAGAAGATACTGCTGAAAGAATACCAGCAATTAATACTACTACTATAATAGAAAAAACTGATGAAAAGGACTATCAAGGTGGTACGCGAGCTACTAATAAAGAGAATGAAATAAATGAAATTGTAACGAAATCAAGTGATGAAGAGGGGCTTGTGATTCTCAAAGAAATAAAACCAAAAGTAAAGGGTGTAATCGTTGTTGCGCAAGGGGTAGATAATATTAAAGTAAAGGAAGACCTATATTCAGCTGTCAAAACAGTGTTAGGTCTATCTGGTAATAAAGTAGAAGTATTTTTAAGTGATTAA
- the spoIIIAD gene encoding stage III sporulation protein AD, whose amino-acid sequence MEIFQIVGIGIVATILAVLLKEQKSEMSLYISIATGLLIFFIIISKLEYVIETLEDLANKVDINFVYTTVVLKIVGISYVAEFGAQIAKDAKQNTIGQKIELAGKVIIMVISIPIFIGVMDLIVNIMP is encoded by the coding sequence ATGGAGATATTTCAAATCGTAGGTATTGGTATAGTAGCTACTATTTTAGCAGTACTTTTAAAGGAGCAAAAGAGTGAAATGTCCTTGTATATAAGCATAGCTACAGGACTTTTGATTTTTTTTATAATAATAAGTAAATTAGAGTATGTTATAGAGACATTGGAAGATTTAGCAAACAAAGTTGACATAAATTTTGTATACACAACGGTTGTTTTAAAGATTGTTGGAATTTCGTATGTTGCTGAGTTTGGTGCTCAAATTGCTAAAGACGCAAAGCAAAATACAATAGGTCAAAAAATTGAATTAGCAGGTAAGGTAATAATAATGGTTATTTCAATACCAATTTTTATAGGGGTTATGGATTTAATAGTAAATATAATGCCGTAA
- a CDS encoding shikimate kinase: MEQNIILIGFMGSGKTTNGRRLARKLNMDFIDTDSLIEEKNKISIEEIFKRYGEKYFRKLENETILSLSNCKNKVISTGGGIILNNRNIDILKENGIVILLESSVDNICNNLKNSYKKRPLIQKKNWKEDVRILMKERKEIYENSADIIVNVDGKKHNQIVNEICCIIKERA, from the coding sequence ATGGAGCAAAATATTATTCTTATAGGATTTATGGGAAGTGGGAAAACGACAAATGGTAGAAGATTAGCAAGAAAACTAAATATGGATTTTATTGATACTGATAGTTTAATAGAAGAAAAAAATAAAATTAGTATTGAAGAAATTTTTAAGAGATATGGAGAAAAATATTTTAGAAAGCTTGAAAATGAGACAATATTAAGTTTATCAAATTGCAAAAATAAAGTAATATCTACAGGTGGTGGAATTATATTAAATAATAGAAATATAGATATTTTAAAAGAAAATGGTATTGTTATATTGTTAGAAAGCTCTGTAGATAATATATGTAATAACTTAAAAAATTCATACAAAAAGAGACCACTAATACAAAAGAAAAACTGGAAGGAAGATGTAAGAATCCTTATGAAAGAAAGAAAAGAAATATATGAAAATAGTGCAGATATTATTGTGAATGTAGATGGAAAAAAACATAATCAAATAGTTAATGAGATATGTTGTATTATTAAGGAGAGAGCATAA
- a CDS encoding Asp23/Gls24 family envelope stress response protein, with product MDNNLLNDEIKSNGEIKIADDVVGVIAGLAATEVEGIAGMSGGFTGDIAEILGRKNLSKGVKVSVEKNTTKIDLHVIVNYGSKIPEVSWKVQESVKNAIETMTGLEVIEVNIHVQGVQIQKVEPKEIEELED from the coding sequence ATGGATAATAACTTATTAAATGATGAAATAAAAAGTAATGGAGAAATAAAAATAGCAGATGATGTTGTAGGAGTAATTGCTGGTTTGGCTGCTACAGAAGTTGAAGGTATTGCTGGTATGAGTGGTGGTTTTACTGGTGATATAGCAGAAATATTGGGTAGAAAGAATCTTTCTAAAGGTGTTAAGGTATCAGTTGAAAAAAATACAACTAAAATAGATTTACATGTAATTGTAAATTACGGCTCTAAAATACCTGAAGTATCATGGAAAGTTCAAGAAAGTGTTAAAAATGCAATAGAAACTATGACTGGATTAGAAGTTATAGAAGTTAACATACATGTTCAAGGAGTACAAATTCAAAAAGTAGAACCTAAAGAAATTGAAGAATTAGAAGATTAA
- a CDS encoding prepilin-type N-terminal cleavage/methylation domain-containing protein: protein MRFNNKGLTLIELLLVIALIGIISIIAIPQIKSYDYDLDSDSKKLYMDICYIRTMAMTEGEDYKIKLSDGFYEVLNGNKLIRKELFSKICDIESDIGNKTIKFRHTGLLDTKLNTKNIVIKLVNKKNNKYKKIVIVSYTGKILLENEV, encoded by the coding sequence ATGAGATTTAATAATAAAGGATTAACCTTAATTGAACTATTGTTAGTCATAGCATTAATTGGTATAATTAGTATTATAGCTATTCCCCAAATTAAGAGCTATGATTATGATTTAGATAGTGATAGTAAAAAGTTATATATGGATATATGTTATATTAGAACTATGGCAATGACTGAGGGTGAAGATTATAAGATTAAGTTATCTGATGGTTTTTATGAGGTTTTAAATGGCAATAAATTGATAAGGAAAGAATTATTTTCAAAGATTTGCGATATAGAAAGTGATATAGGTAATAAAACTATTAAATTCAGACATACGGGATTATTAGATACAAAATTGAACACTAAAAATATAGTAATTAAGTTAGTAAATAAAAAGAATAATAAATACAAGAAAATAGTTATAGTTTCGTATACTGGGAAAATATTATTAGAAAATGAAGTTTAA
- the spoIIIAC gene encoding stage III sporulation protein AC produces the protein MEIDIIFKIAGIGILIAVLNQVLKKAGSEDHAMVTTIAGIVVVLTMVIGMISRLFNEVKTVFKLY, from the coding sequence GTGGAAATAGATATAATATTTAAAATTGCGGGAATAGGTATTTTAATAGCAGTATTAAATCAAGTACTAAAAAAAGCAGGGAGTGAAGATCACGCTATGGTTACAACTATAGCTGGCATAGTTGTGGTTTTAACAATGGTTATAGGTATGATAAGCAGGTTATTTAACGAAGTGAAAACAGTATTTAAATTATATTGA
- a CDS encoding SpoIIIAH-like family protein, producing the protein MDVKKRIAYLISLVLLLIVVGFINHRLTRQRAQFSSNEYQEYEDEMVRKMNLAKANEDIQSTMKIKNDNNDSMQIIDSEESELEDISDKVNSQINKNISDKDNQKNTNYFVEFRLSRDKLRANLIEKLNEIINNDNTIEDIRSKAQEQILSIGKISQQELYIEGLIKAKGYEDALLFINDASVSVVVSIDELNKQDVAKILSIVKEETKLQAANIKIMKKQ; encoded by the coding sequence TTGGATGTAAAGAAAAGGATAGCTTATTTAATTTCATTAGTTTTACTACTAATAGTGGTTGGTTTTATTAATCATAGGCTTACAAGACAAAGAGCACAATTTTCATCAAATGAATATCAAGAATATGAAGATGAAATGGTTAGAAAAATGAATTTAGCAAAAGCGAATGAAGACATACAAAGTACTATGAAAATTAAAAATGATAATAATGATTCAATGCAAATAATTGATAGTGAAGAAAGTGAATTAGAAGATATTAGTGATAAAGTGAATTCTCAAATCAATAAAAATATAAGCGATAAAGATAATCAGAAAAATACAAATTATTTTGTAGAATTTAGACTATCTAGAGATAAGCTTAGAGCTAATCTGATAGAAAAGTTAAATGAAATAATTAATAATGATAATACTATTGAAGATATTAGGTCTAAGGCTCAAGAGCAGATATTGAGTATTGGTAAGATATCGCAGCAGGAACTGTATATAGAAGGTTTGATAAAAGCTAAAGGTTATGAAGATGCACTATTATTTATTAATGATGCAAGTGTAAGTGTAGTTGTATCAATAGATGAATTAAATAAACAAGATGTAGCTAAAATATTAAGTATTGTTAAAGAAGAAACAAAATTACAAGCTGCAAACATAAAGATAATGAAAAAACAGTAG